TATTTCCGTTGTTTCCTCCAGAAGCTCGTCTACTAGCTCATTGCTGGCTAAGGTTTGAGTAGCAACCGTTTGCGGATCTGGCTGGTAGGTGGTCATAAAAATTTCTCTTCGCGCTTCGTTTGGGTGTGCCTCAACCAAATTTATCGCTTCTGGGTATCCTTTGATTAACCTCTAGCGGTCATGCGCCAAACTGAAGATAACTTATAAGTGGTAAATATAGCCGTTTTCAGTTGCACGATCTTGTAGCGAAGAAACCCGGTAACTTCTGCAACACCGGGTTTCTCTGTACATCACTGACCTGAAAAGGGCTTTAATGTCCAAATAATAATGAATGGAAGCGGCGCTCCGATTCCCCCGATCGATCGCCATTCTAAGCAGTAGCTTTCTTCTGCTTGTCAGGAGCGGGATTCAAGCCGCTCAAGAACATAGGCACAAATTTTTCCATAAATGCCTTTGGATCGCGGTTCCAAACGCGCTGAGCTACCTCTAGTCGGGTAAACTGCAATTCGGGTGCGAGTAAAGTTTGGGGTATGCGTTCCATCAAGTATTGGGGACGTTCCCACAGAGGCATGGTATTGGCAATTTGCAGCAGGTTTTCCAAACGACGCAGTTCGGCACCCAGGACAATATCCATACCAGACTCGTAAGCTGCTTGTTCGATCGCCGCATATTTGCGCTTAGCTTGCTCAACTTTTTGCCGATGTTCCGGACTTTTGTCAGCTAGTTGCGCCAGCAACCTATTGCCCCAGCGAACGTGACCGGCTTCTTCTGGAAAAATTCGCGCAATAGTTTCCCTAATTTTGACATTTTCCTCTGTCTGAGGAGCTTCTTTGAGGGCGTGTATGTGGGCAGAGAAATATTCGCAACCCCGTTTTTCGGTAACGTTAATCGCAGCTAGAGAAGAAATCACAAAATCGTCTCTATCTTTGGTCGCATCTTTTTGGTCTTTATCTAATAGACGCTCAAATTCGTTGATATAGGAAGTACCGGGGGGCGTATTTACCTTCGCTCCCAAATCTACCAACAGGTCTGTTAACCACATAGCATGACGCGCTTCGTCAGAAATGTGACGAGATAGGTCGCGCACCAGTTCTGGCGGTTGTCCGTCCAACTCTTCGATCAGTTCCGTGAGGTCTTTGCAGCTGCGCTGTTCGCTGTAGCGGTAACGGTTGAGGGTGATTAAATGCACTTCGCGATCGCTCACCACTTGCTTCATAATCTGGCGAGCGCCAATGCTATTTCGCAGCTTACGCGGGTATGCAACTGTCATAAATATTTATTGCGTTTTGTGAACAACTATTTCGATCCTAACTCAGGTTTTTATTTACGAATCGATGCAAAAAAACCACCCGATCGCGATCGAGTGGCTTAGGCATTTATAGCTGTAGGTAAAAAGTCTCTTGAGCCGGGGAGTCGGAGAGTGGAAGAATTAATCTTTTACCTTTTCCTTCTCCCTCTTTTTTTGACTTTTGACTTTCTTAGCAATCGTAGTAGAGGGAGAACTCATAAGGATGAGGACGCAGACGCATTGGGTTGACTTCCTTATCCAGTTTGTAAGAAATCCAGGTTTGCAAGAGGTCTTCGGTGAATACGCCACTTTCAGTCAAGAAAGCGTGGTCTTTTTCCAAAGCTTCCAGTGCGCCTTCCAAAGAACCGGGGGTGGAAGGAACCTTCGCCAATTCTTCTGGACTGAGTTCGTAGATATCCACATCCAGAGGTTCGCCTGGGTCAATTTGATTCTTGATCCCGTCGATACCGGCGCAAAGCATAGCCGCAAAGGCCAAGTATGGGTTACAAGTAGCATCCGGACAGCGGAATTCCAAGCGCTTCGCTTTGGGATTGCTGCCGGAGAGGGGGATGCGGATGGAAGCAGAACGGTTGCCTTGGGAGTAAGCCAAGTTCACTGGTGCTTCAAATCCAGGTACTAACCGTTTGTAGGAATTGGTAGTGGGGTTGGTGATTGCCAAAAGTGCAGGAGCGTGCTTGAGCAAACCACCGATGTAATGGAGTGCCATTTGGCTCAAGCCAGCATATTTATCGCCTGCAAACAAAGGTTGTCCGTCTTTCCAGATGGATTGGTGGGTGTGCATACCGGAACCGT
This genomic window from Aerosakkonema funiforme FACHB-1375 contains:
- a CDS encoding ferritin-like domain-containing protein, yielding MTVAYPRKLRNSIGARQIMKQVVSDREVHLITLNRYRYSEQRSCKDLTELIEELDGQPPELVRDLSRHISDEARHAMWLTDLLVDLGAKVNTPPGTSYINEFERLLDKDQKDATKDRDDFVISSLAAINVTEKRGCEYFSAHIHALKEAPQTEENVKIRETIARIFPEEAGHVRWGNRLLAQLADKSPEHRQKVEQAKRKYAAIEQAAYESGMDIVLGAELRRLENLLQIANTMPLWERPQYLMERIPQTLLAPELQFTRLEVAQRVWNRDPKAFMEKFVPMFLSGLNPAPDKQKKATA